The Theobroma cacao cultivar B97-61/B2 chromosome 1, Criollo_cocoa_genome_V2, whole genome shotgun sequence genome contains the following window.
TCcaagttaaaaaagaaaaagaaaaagaaaaccttcCAGCAAAGTGATTGTAACCTCCTCCAGCACCGTAGTGAGATTTTCCTTTTGTTACATCAAACACAGAACTGTCACAAAGTATTTTATCTGGATTAGCATTTATAAACAATATgcaataataattattatcaaTACTATCTAAGCATGAAGAACGAGGCAAAGGGAGTACCCCAAAATTCCTAAGAGTATGGGTAATGATTCATCGGTTCCATTGTAAAATGCCAGTTCTTCAGCAGTGAATAATTTCTGCAAAAGCAGCAGATCAAAACAAGAATTACAAGAAGAAAACATTTCCAGTTTTCACGcacagaaaggaaaaaaaaaaaagaaagggcagcccaaaaggagaaaaaaaggagGTAAGGGGAGACCTGTCGAGTGTGAAATTTGAGGAGAAAGGCGATGAGGGCCACCAGAACTGCGATTCCAAAGCAAGAAGAGGTTATAAGTTTCTTTGCCGGCATTGCTTTCAGGGCTGAGCTTCGAATTTTTTCAACATCACTGACTCGGTTTCGGTACGCGGGCGGAAGTAAACGGCAGAAAACGATTGTCGTTTACAATCGTTTATGTTCACTTGAGTCCTTTTACTTCAAGTTagtcaaatttcaaattcggTCCCCTGCTTTAATGAAATGTTCACTTCAGTCCTTCTTCTTGGGTTTGGACTTTGGATACTCAAAATTTccatattataatttatttgtttaattaagtcaattttgaaaaaaaaaactatcaTTAATATGCTAACATgccctcttttttttaataaataaaatatcatcattttaatcaatattttcaaattttatggacttcttctttttatgttttgtctttatttgtgcattttttttttcacattttaaaGATGTCTATGGCAAAGGAGGGACTTTAATCTTTGTTGAaatatttttgataattttttgtcttaaattgtcataattattattgatatatatattttttattttcaacaatgttttttattaattttcattgattttattagttttgtaattattgaatatatttttaaaactacataatttatcaagtttaatataatgtttttaatGGTTAGTTTTCTCTCactttgttttattattttagagTCAATCTCATCACTATGTCAATCAAGGCCTAACTTGTTTTTATtactcttatttctttttttatatttgttctAATGcaactttttattatttttccaaaTACCTTTTCTCGCTTTTATGTCTTCTTCGATTTCCATACATGAATAATAAAGCACAACAATGACATatgtaatcttttattttcttaacaaTTATTTAGTTTTCACCCACATATGGTGAACTTATCACTAATTAAATATGTGATGGATATAATTAAGTTGGTGTCatgagttaaaaaaattaattaaatagatagaaatattataatattaaaaaaactaaaatatatatttaatttatcataATAGATAGTGACACGGTATGTTTATATAATCATGTGACGGTCTCACCTTTCATTATGATAAGTTAACATCACGaacataaaaatgataaatttatattaattaataataattaatcaatcattaattataaatagtttatctaaaataggttaaattatgtaattGGTCCCGATACTTTACAAAAATGATAGATTTAGTtcctatataataatttatataaatcgAGTCATTGTATTTTGTCAATTTGTTAATTTCAGTCATTGACTCTAACACCGTTAAATTTAACTGTTAAGTATGTTGATGTGGCAATTTGACTAAATTGACATAAGACTTAGTGTTGACTTTGTGTTGACATGGCACTTACTAACGTGGTAAAAATGCTTACATGACAAATGCTGACGAGATAAAAATACTTTAACCTTAAATAGAatgaaattaacaaaaaaattgagaacgaacaaacaagaaaaaaatccaAGAGGGAGAATCAAGAGAGGGATAGTAGTGTTTGGTTTTGAATGCAGGATTAAAGATAGGGAAAATAATATGTTTTAAGGGTTAATGGGTTTtatttttgaagattcaaCTTATTGtgaatgaatatttttctattgaaGATTAGTCtggtaaataaaaatattttgttgcaatttcatttaattcgTTTCTTTGGGCaaaatattacattttaaGGTTAATAGGTTCTCTTTTTGCAGGAAAAAGATTGAATATTTGAAAGGAGAGGGAGTGAAATAAAGGGGAAAGAATCAAGAGAGGGTCAGATTAAATTTCAACAGGTTAGTCCAAGAAATATGGTGCAATTTGACTTattcaatataaaaattgGTGTTTGTGACCACTTTGGGATCTATTTTGTTTGCCATtggtatatttttatttaaggtTTACTATCTTTGGCTCTTGCTTttgggcttttttttttttttttgacaactTCTTGTTTTTGGGTTGAAATCCTAATTGTCTATTATTTACTGTTATAAAACTCAATTTGATGCCCAGCAAAGGCAAAACTCAATTTGATGTCAATGCCAATAAAATACAATGACTAATTTTACTGGCAATGCTGCATGATCAAGTTCCCAAAAGCCTTTCAGGCTACCATCTTTCTCGTCGGTTAgctagaaaaaaagaatttgatgtGAGAAGTTAAGCTGATTCACTCGAGGGATTTCCACTGTAACATTAGATTGTCCCTTTACACTATCCTTGAAAACAGATTAAAGCCATCCACATGCTCTAAAAACTAGAACCTTTATGCACTTATCATTTTCCTCCATAATTTACGTTATGTCATATTCACAGTTCTCCAAGTCAGAGCATTTAATTTTAGGAGTCTAGTTTCTATACAATGCCCGGACCATTGttgaatcaaattaaaaaataaaataataaaattatgatggATAGTAAATTTTATCCATCATCTTAACTAGagtgataaatttaaattttgtcaTGCCTTAAAACCTTTCCAAGATagatatcttttttttttttgttggaaaatcACGCAGGGCCAACTACTAtgctaaaattttattaattatgaaatgtaaaGTACAAAGGAGGGAGCCCTAAATCGTGTCTTCAAATTACATGAGCATAAGAaagtttcaaaaaaatatttaaagtaaAGAGATCCATTTTACGTGTACAAGTAAAACAGATATTCCTACTTTTACATTGAGCCAATATTCTAAACAGAATGTAAAATCGAATAATATTTGTCTTATGCTAGGTGCAAATGTAGGGTTTTTTTGAGAAGTCTCCATCTCCGTTCCTAAAATGAAACATGTTATAATTCCAACCATATGATGACTCTGAAATTTTTAACTAACTTTACAAGTTAAGAACAAATGCTACCTTTGGAACGAACACCATTGCTTAAATGTGAAAACCTTCCTAGCCATCCAAAACTGATCTGAAAACAAAAGGTGCAAAAGGAAGCATATTTCCCTATCAATCATCTTATAATAGAGTTTAATATTGTTATACAACAAATACTAATAAAGCTTTCAGATCTaatcaacaacaaaaaaagtatcattttttgttttcattattGATATATTAACTCCCAAATCAGAAGTAGTTCCCAAAATCTATTTACAATTAGGCAATTAATATAAATCCAAGGACCAAAACTAACCGATTGCCCCAAACACAGTTAATGAAATCATTGGAAGCCCATATTTGATAAATGAATACTCCCTAGCCCACCTTTCAAAAGATGAAGTTGAACTCTGAACCTTAGCAGTGTTAACAGGTCTAATTACTAGTTTTTTGGGGCTAACCCATCTTTCCCTCAATGGGTGTCATTAACAAGGGATTTTCATAGCTGCCTTTCGAGTAGGAGTAATTAAATGAGAACAATTTTTACTCaaataaggagaaaatctCTTTCGTTtgaaaaaaacctaaaaaaagaaaaagagaagctTTTTGGGTgcttttaagaaagaagtttttgagaCATGGAGTTTTTGTGAGAGTGTGGATCCTTTGAATTGTCCTCTAGCTTAGCCAAAATGGCGTCTGCATTACCTGAAGCCCCAGAACACAAATGCAAAGTTGAAAAGAAAGGGGAAAGGCCAAAAGGATAGGCCAGGTAAGCATTTTGTCACATCAGCGTAATCATCCACGTCAACACAAAATTAACATCACGTCAATTGACAATGTCATATCAATTTAGTTAAATTACCACACCAGTATATTTAATAGTTAAATTTAACAATATTAGAgttaaatactaaaattatcaaatagATAAAGTACAATGACTcgatttatataaattattatatatggattaaatctatacttttgtaaaatataaggatcaattacataaattaacttctaaaataaaaatataaaaatttaatcaaatatattaaaaataattaatatatttaaattttctttggttgtttaaagatttttaaCGTATGAAGGTTATGTATAatctaaaatatatacaaaactACGAACActgaaaaattttatgattaatgaaaatagatattcttaatcataatatttttaattgccattgtaaatatcttatatcataaattttattaaattgtaaataaaaacTCTAATTGTATTGAATgactttcattaaaattattttttattataaatattaataaaatttatcttaCCAAGAAATAAGAATTCTAATTGCATTGAacgacttttattaaaaagtaattatcttaatattgttaaataacttataatgtaattattataaaatgtaaattatttatgtttcaaaatttacaatttaaaatacttatatctatatataattatatttaaaaataaataaataaaaaataatactcATGTAAAGCAAGTGTactaatataaataataataataataataataataatataaaatagttaCACTAGCAAGTTTTGATAATGTTGACGTGtgaaaagaaacaagagaaagaGACCGGTTATTACCAGAGTGTAGAAGGAagaataatagaaaaaagagCCAGGTGGCTGGTGCCGTCGGTGTTGACTGCAAACGGAAATCCATCTCATCTCCAAACGAACATATCAAAGCTGCTACCAGAAACGGCGAACAGAAAACCCCTCTCCTTCACAATCTCCTGATCAGGTACATGCCTTTTCCTATTCCTATATTTCTTCTATTTGAATTCTTATTGCTACGAACGAGACCTTACTCTTACTTCATTGATCTTTAACAACAAATTCAATTTCCCTCGttcctgaattgattttatgtcTTAACAGAGcctaatttttcatttttcggTTTGATCTCTGTTAGGTTAGATTAgccaaaattgatttaaaaccAATTAAGTTAGTATTTAGGGTTTCTGATTAttcatttacttttttttttgtttcggCAGAGAGGTTAGATAGAAAGGAAGATGGGCGTGAAGCAAGCATTAAAAAGCCTGGATGCCTTTCCTCGTGCGGAGGAACATTTGTTGCAGAAGACGCAATCAGGGGCATTAGGTGAATTACTGccatttttaatttctgttTAACTATAAATGATGCCACATGTTGATTTTAATCATTACtgattctcttttttttttgcaaaactCTGTTTTGTAGTCTCGATCGTTGGTTTAGTGATAATGGCTGCGCTGTTCTTTCATGAGCTTACGTATTATCTTACTACATATACTGTTCATCAGGTTTGCATTTTTTTGTAGCTTTTGATATCACTGTTACCTATTTTTTTGTCTGAATTATTGGGTTGGACTGATGGCATTGTCATTGTGTTGCTGCTTCTTGTTATGGAATTTCTTAACATTTTATAGAACAAACTCGAATTAAAATCTTTAGGTTTTGTCTCCTAAGATTATGTTTCTTTCCGGAGGCTTCCATAGAGGCTTCTTGTGCAAGAGACAAGTTTTAAACAAACTTATCCACTGGCCTAAATGTGCTCATATGCCAGCTGGAAAATAGAATGATAAGCAAAGCTTTGGGGGACATAAATGATGCAACCACAGAACACACCTTGCTCTTGTGTAATTTTAGCTCTAGTGATTTGGTGGTTTCTAATATATGAGTTGTGTGCGCATTGTGTATATGGATGGAATTTTGTTTCTCCTCTCTTTGGCACTTCCTGCTTTCTCCTTATCTACTTATTGGCATCTTAGTTATCTGCTAGTTTGTTGGGTAATCTTTTGTGTAGGAGTTCCAGTGTTCTTCAAGATAATGAATGTTTTAAtgctttgctttcttttttatttaataatattctaAATGCTTTGACTGCTGTCTTCTCATATCTCTGCAATTACATTTGTATCTTCCGTTAAACTACTTAAACTACTGATCTGCCAAATGCTAGTCAGACTAAAGTTACTTTACAACCATCCCAACATCTTTTGCATACGAATAttgtttaataatattttagcTAATCCTTGTCATTCAACCACCATTTATTCAAAgatgtttttttaaatataaacctTGAATTCTTCTGCTGTTCTGCAACTTTCAACTTCAAAATCCCATATTTTCACAAGCCTAGCTCACCTCAAGGGCAAAGACAGCTTTCTAAAACCTCTTCTCTATTAATAAGAGCACCCAAGCAACATATGTTCTCAAAACAAAGTGGTTTCGAGTCCAACTTTTCTATCTGAATTAATGCTATTAGGGAATTCTGTAACGAGTGATGTGGTGTCATTAGTAGTTTGAGATTAAGTCGTAGTTGAGATGATCTAACTGGATAGGTATTTGCAGATGTCTGTAGACTTGAAACGTGGAGAAACACTTCCAATTCACATTAATATGACATTTCCTTCATTACCTTGTGATGGTTGGTACTGCTTTTTTTATGAAactattctttttatttgtagATTCtgattttatctcttttttggAATATTAACTGTTGGTCTTTGATCTATCATATTATTTTTGCAGTCTTAAGTGTAGATGCCATTGACATGTCAGGCAAGCATGAAGTGGATCTTGATACTAACATATGGAAAGTAAGACAATTTTGTCTTCTCAGCAAGCCTTTATTATCTTAATCATCGTTGTGTACTAATGAATGCAATATTCTTCTTATGAAGCCCCTTCTTTCCTTTAGAGATGAATGTGGGATTTATGGTTAGATTTTCTTATTTGTTATCTGGCTAACCATGTTAGACTTCTTGCAGCTTCGCCTGAACAGTCTTGGTCAAATCGTTGGCACTGAATATTTGTCTGACCTTGTGGAAAAGGAGCATGCAGCTCACAAGCACGGTATTATCTTTGGTGTTTGACATATACCTCAtggttttaatttaatttatccTTTTGGGAGCTCCATCCATTTTAACAATATATGGTTAAGTTATCAGGACATTGTTATATTTATCGAGGAGGCAACATCATTTGCGTCATGTTGATGATAGTCGATActttgcttttcctttttcccttttttggGGGGGTTGGGGGAGATAAGTGGAGACAAAACAATAAATGCACCAAGGGGTTAGATTCGTAtgaatttttctcttcattggAGATTAGAAATGGTCAGATCTCATCTTCAAGATGTTTCATGCAAAAAAAAGCTACCTTGGAACTTGGGCTTTCATCTCCAAACTGTTGTACCAAGAACTCTCCTTCTCTTGAATATTGTTcttcattaaatacatataaaaagttttttcctaaaaaaaaaaatccgtCTTTACCAAGTCTCCATCTAGTGCTGCCCTCTACTAATATCACACGTCTTAGAGTAAGTCCAAGAAGTTGGGAATCGTAAAAGATGGAAAAAGGGGGAAGTAATGATACATGCTTAAGTAGTAAAGTATCTGTAATAAGCATATAGGTCATGGTATCCTGCATTGAGAATTTAAGATGGAGAGAGGAGTTGGGCTAGTTTTTGATAGAGTCTAATTTCTTTAGCTGACAAGGGGGATGTTTCCTTCTGGTGATTGGGTTGGGTTCAATGTATAGGTCCCTAGGCTTATTAATTAGCTAAAATTTGAGTGGTGCAAAAGATCTAATGTTTCAGCTGTCACTCTTCTCATTTTCACCCACATGTCACTTTGTTTCTTCTCTTGTTTTTGCTGTTATTGAGAAGCCCTTGTGGTCAAACATGGAAGATTTGAATCTATAAATTAAAAACCACCATGTAAAGATGGCATTAAATGCTAAAAGAACCATGCTGAACTCCTAAATGATGCAAGtcactttaaaaataaagtaaaagcATGTTTGTTGAATTATTAAGCAATATTTGTGACTTTGTGCTTAAGCCACTTTTTCAAggtttagatttttttatcattaccTTTTGTAGAAATGACCTAATTGCTCAGCAgattttatttagttatatTAGGGATTTTTCTCGTTTTCTGTTAGGATACATTACAGCGTATATTTAtggatattgatttgtcataACTCCGTTTAGTTCATTGATAGTTcatgtgttatatatataaaaagaaagacagaAATGTTGTTCATGTGATGTTTCTCCAAGGCATAAGTTAGTTATTcaaataactaattttttgtaatgaaTATGACCAGATGATGAGAAGGAACATCATGATGATTCTGATAAAAAGCTTCATGCACTCGGCTTTGATCAAGAAGCTGAAAATATGATCAAGAAGGTGAAGCAAGCATTGGCTAACGGAGAAGGATGCCGGGTATTTGTCCTCTAGAgatttccttaattattaactttaaaaaccttttttatctaattgattagtttcttttttttgggcCATCAAAGGATTATAATGGAAAGAATATAAAGGACAATTAATCTATTAATGTAACATTTTCTGCAGGTTTATGGGGTATTAGATGTTCAAAGGGTGGCTGGAAACTTCCACATTTCAGTTCATGGGTTAAACATTTATGTTGCTCAAATGGTTAGTAACTTAGCAATCTAGTTTCATGTCATATCCTAAATTATGCATGTATTCACCTTTGTCTTGTTTATGTTTTCGTGTGAGTAATGCTAGCTCGTTGTAAAGGTTCTTGTTTTTCGGGTTTGATTGATTAGTGAAGTGCATGACTGGTCATTTTTGCCAATTCGCTCTTAACTGAATGTTTTGAAGCATTATATTAGAGTGAGGGATTTAAACTTCTGAATCTAGTTTGAAAGAGTGTGCTAGATTTATCTACAAAGTTTTCTCTATTAGTTTCTTGGCACTTAAGAGTGATGAGGATTTCTAGAATACTGCCatatttagtttctttttcaCAGGGCTTTCTCTTTGTCATGTGCTAATTAAGTGGAAgtccttttttctttgctgACAGATCTTTGGAGGAGCAACACATGTCAATGTAAGTCATATGATTCATGATTTATCATTTGGGCCAAAGTATCCAGGACTTCACAACCCACTTGATGGTACAGTGCGGATTCTGCATGACACAAGTGGAACATTCAAGTATTACATAAAGGTTTGAATTTCGATCATACCCTTGATTGGCCAAAGATTTATGGCACTATCCCTCAGCCTCTTTAAAGAACAGACATTTTGCAAATATCTCATAGAACTGTCCATTTTGCAACAATTCTACAACTATAGTGTGCAAATTGATGATCCTTGTTTTCTGCATTAATTGATCGGGTAATTGTCTTTTGGTTGATGAACTTCAGGATCTAGTAAGTGGTCAAATTGTGCATAGTAGCTATtgctcactaggtttataaaGTAGAGTTAAAACCTCCCTTAGtgatctctctctcttttaatGCTTGAGCGCAAAATTGTAGTGGTTATCTTGTGCGTAATCATCTGAACTGTGTATCATCTATTATGGGGTGACAATGTTCCATGATTGGTTGAGAAGAGACACAATATAAAGCTTTTTGATTGGTCCAAAATATTTCTCCTGAGCACTAAGAATACCTTGTTGCGTTGTGGTTGTTTTTATCCTTCACGTAAAAGGTGACGCTTCTACATTTTTTCATACCTATCCTTTCTATTCTTTTGCAACATCCTATAAGCATTGCCAGGTCCTCCTCTCTAGGTACATTCTGCTTCTCTACCTCTATGCTCCACTCTTGACCCTTTTAACAGTGTAGTTTCACAGAATATGTTTACAATTGTTCTCCCCTATTAAATATGTTGTTAGTTTTAGAACTGCATGGAGTTCCATAAAATAGTAACAAGCTGTTTCATGTTGCATTTCAGCACATTCACTGATAGTACTTCTATAGTAGAGATGGAACATCAGTTTGCCCTTttatctttctcttcttccatTCCTTGAGAAAATAGTTgttttaaacttgaaatctctCATCCAAGTGTTCTTTTTACTGTGTTGCAGATTGTCCCTACTGAGTACAGATATATCTCAAAGGAAGTTTTGCCAACAAATCAATTCTCCGTCTCAGAATATTTTTCCCCTATGCATGAATTTGATAGGACATGGCCAGGTTGGTTGGAAGTGTGACTTTGTAAACatatctctcttttctttggttAGTGGTTACTAAATATTTTACCCCTCCATTCAGCTGTTTACTTTTTGTATGATCTGTCACCAATCACTGTGACAATAAAAGAAGAGCGCCGAAGCTTTCTCCATTTCATCACTCGACTTTGTGCAGTATTGGGTGGAACATTTGCCTTAACAGGTTTGTGATCTATACTCACTCTGTAAATGATCCAAGTTATTTAAAGTTTGCAAATTAGGACAATTGCAGAATCTAGGTGGTCAAAATTGATTATCATGTGGTGTTTGGCTGTTATTTAGTACTTTATATAAGTTCAAATATGGGTTTGGCTGTGATTTGGACCTTTGAGTACCTTTAACAACAGGTTAAAACCTCTCTTTTTTGCCACATTTTTAGGTTGCTTTATTTGAAAGGCTTAGAACTTTATGTGGAAAACTATTGACACCTTTAGCGGTTAAAACTTAGAACATTTTTGCCATTTGCATATGCTTTCTCCTTGATGTTATTATGGTTAATAAACGGTATTTTTGTGTCATATTAAAACAGGAATGCTAGATCGTTGGATGTTTAGGCTTATTGAAGGGCTGACTAAACCAAGCCATAAAGGTGTATTACGGTAGAGCTTTTGGAGTGCAAGTAGAAGAACCGCATCGACTCACGCGTGCATCTCAATGGGATTCtgaaattgtgaaaatcaCTTGGCTTCAGAAGCATAGCCTGACCTTAGAATGCAGAAAGTGAGgattaaaagaatatataataCAAACCCCATATTCTGTGGCATCCTAAAATTATTCCATGCAGTCATCTTTTGTTGTTCCTTGGTCTTTTCGGATGTCCTAAgttgtttcattttttgtaAGGCTAGTTTTATTGGTGCTCTGGGCAACTTAGGGCTTGGAATAGATATAGAATATGATAGTTATGGGAGCCAGAATATTGATTATTTCTGTTGGATTAACTCTTTTTTAGTCTCTACCAAAACACTCCCTTCTGAGAGTTTTTCAAAGCCGTTGTTTGCCCTGCGTGTTATGGTCTGATATTTAtgcataaaatttattattttctcacacatggaaaaaaaaaaaaggatataATTCACTCTCATAAAccactttttaaataaaaaatacatatatttattattagattaaataatttgatattATGAACGTAATTTACACTTgttttttaagatattttgaACATAATTTAAACAGTCTTtctgttaaaaaaataaataaataacgaTTTAAATAgttcaaaagagaaaagaaattcatccGAAAgtttttacaaaatttaaataagatttaaataaaaaatatatatttatcattaaattaaatatttgaaaattctgaatttattttaaacgtgtttctttaaaaagaaaataaataacacgttaaatagtttaaaatcatatcatttatcttttcaaagagaaaaaaaaaaaattcatctctaatatatttgtaataagagtaaaatcaaaatatttattttttgaaataagaatCTCATTACTTAACTTAGTTTCTGACATAATTTTTGGTTCCTCGGCGGACTTACAGGCGtgatttaaaaaagaaaggggcACGCAGGCAGGCAGAGGCAGTGGGACTGACTGGCCTTGGACCGCAAACGGATCCGAATCCTTCGTCCCCTCCAATCCAAAAACATTTGACTTTCCTTCTTCTGCAGATCCTTAAACAGCATTGTTTAAACAAATGTACGAACAAAAAAAACTAAGCTAAAAGGCCGCCGATCCATATACAGAATCTAAAATCTTACAATGGCTGAGGACGATAGCCAAAGCCAAGAACTTGCAACGGTCCGAGAGCTTTGTGCCAATGGGGTTTGCATGAGAACAACAGACGTTGAAGCCAAACTGGACGAAGGCAATATCCATGAAGCTGAATCTTCTTTACGCGAAGGCTTGTCCCTTAACTTTGAGGTTTGTTGTGTTTTTCCAAGCTGCCAATATAtctttttcctcctttttttttttccggTGATCTGAAATTGgaagaatttgattttcttgaagGAAGCGAGGGCTCTTTTGGGAAGATTAGAGTATCAAAGAGGAAATGTAGAAGGGGCACTTCGGGTTTTTGATGGGATTGATCTGCAAGCTGCAATCCAACGGCTGCAACCTTCTGTTAATGAGAA
Protein-coding sequences here:
- the LOC18612183 gene encoding endoplasmic reticulum-Golgi intermediate compartment protein 3 is translated as MGVKQALKSLDAFPRAEEHLLQKTQSGALVSIVGLVIMAALFFHELTYYLTTYTVHQMSVDLKRGETLPIHINMTFPSLPCDVLSVDAIDMSGKHEVDLDTNIWKLRLNSLGQIVGTEYLSDLVEKEHAAHKHDDEKEHHDDSDKKLHALGFDQEAENMIKKVKQALANGEGCRVYGVLDVQRVAGNFHISVHGLNIYVAQMIFGGATHVNVSHMIHDLSFGPKYPGLHNPLDGTVRILHDTSGTFKYYIKIVPTEYRYISKEVLPTNQFSVSEYFSPMHEFDRTWPAVYFLYDLSPITVTIKEERRSFLHFITRLCAVLGGTFALTGMLDRWMFRLIEGLTKPSHKGVLR